From one Leishmania major strain Friedlin complete genome, chromosome 33 genomic stretch:
- a CDS encoding putative elongation factor 1-gamma yields the protein MHLLYQKNPNNAPAQKILAAAAYAGVEITAEPCDENKTSTDADFLNFCDPCGEYPVLELGDGSGVCVFGANAILRYVARMKDEGSVHPYGRTPFEASQVDMWIDFSSTEIDAANMPYIRMAYEKAISDVPADTLDKVKAVLSALEEVLSVRTFLVGERLTIADVAVAFSIHWVYRCNRKHGQTLYKEYRAVYRHYNTVMRHPKIHAMMRKEGAAIGPLRS from the coding sequence ATGCATCTACTCTACCAAAAGAACCCCAATAACGCACCAGCGCAGAAGATTctcgcggcagcggcgtacGCGGGTGTGGAGATTACCGCGGAGCCATGTGACGAGAACAAGACGAGCACGGACGCTGACTTCCTCAACTTCTGTGACCCGTGTGGCGAGTACCCAGTGCTGGAGCTTGGGGACGGCTCTGGTGTCTGCGTATTCGGTGCCAATGCAATCCTGCGCTACGTGGCGCGCATGAAGGATGAAGGCTCAGTGCACCCCTACGGTCGCACACCGTTTGAGGCGAGTCAGGTGGACATGTGGATCGACTTTTCTAGCACGGAGATCGACGCGGCGAACATGCCGTACATCCGTATGGCGTACGAGAAGGCCATCAGCGACGTACCGGCGGACACCCTCGATAAGGTGAAGGCTGTGCTTTCTGCACTGGAGGAGGTGTTGAGCGTGCGCACCTTTCTCGTCGGTGAGCGCCTGACCATCGCCGATGTGGCCGTCGCCTTCTCCATCCATTGGGTGTACCGCTGCAACCGCAAGCACGGCCAGACCCTCTACAAGGAGTACCGCGCCGTGTACCGCCACTACAACACGGTGATGCGCCACCCCAAGATTCACGCCATGATGCGCAAGGAGGGCGCAGCAATCGGGCCTCTGCGCAGCTAG
- a CDS encoding putative ribulose-5-phosphate 3-epimerase has translation MTEFNRYNHEDKSTWLNAVEKPQAPLEAIIDPSILAADFCKLGDEVASVVSPAGGAVEWIHVDVMDGHMVPNISIGPGVVSSLRARFPNVFLDVHCMVSDPKQWVPSIAKAGGSGYTFHIEATNDSKGVAEHIRAHGMQVGVAVKPATNLTQELRDLIEGHYVDQVLVMTVEPGFGGQSFIQERLSFISELRRNYPHLNIGVDGGIGPSTAVQAADAGANILIAGTSVFRAGDRKAAIEELRASAKSGICKNSIQRALPGMR, from the coding sequence ATGACGGAGTTCAACCGTTACAACCACGAGGACAAGTCGACGTGGCTGAACGCCGTCGAGAAACCGCAGGCGCCGCTGGAAGCCATCATCGACCCGTCCATTCTCGCGGCAGACTTCTGCAAGCtcggcgacgaggtggcgagcGTCGTATCACCGGCGGGGGGCGCAGTGGAATGGATTCACGTTGACGTGATGGATGGGCACATGGTGCCGAACATTAGCATCGGCCCCGGCGTCGTCTCctctctgcgcgcgcgctttcCGAATGTGTTTCTTGACGTTCACTGCATGGTGAGTGACCCTAAACAGTGGGTCCCTTCCATAGCCAAGGCGGGCGGCTCCGGCTACACCTTCCACATTGAAGCAACCAATGACAGCAAGGGCGTTGCGGAGCACATTCGCGCTCATGGAATGCAGGTCGGCGTGGCGGTGAAGCCGGCAACAAATCTCACCCAAGAGCTGAGGGATCTAATTGAAGGCCACTACGTGGATCAGGTGCTGGTCATGACTGTGGAGCCTGGATTCGGTGGCCAGTCTTTTATCCAGGAACGGCTTAGCTTCATCTCCGAGCTGCGTCGCAACTACCCACACCTAAACATTGGTGTTGATGGTGGCATTGGCCCCagcacggcggtgcaggcggccgacgccggcgccaacATCCTGATTGCCGGTACGTCGGTGTTCAGGGCCGGCGACCGCAAGGCGGCtatcgaggagctgcgcgcctcGGCGAAGAGTGGCATCTGCAAGAACTCGATTCAAAGGGCACTACCAGGGATGAGGTAA